In Deltaproteobacteria bacterium, a single genomic region encodes these proteins:
- a CDS encoding winged helix-turn-helix transcriptional regulator, with translation MDADRAYEWAELLKAFAHPTRLQILDELRKGTRCVTDMEDILPVSQVNISQHLTVLRNAKIVDFAQEGALRCYYLSRPKLADGILALLAADFPVIRKTKEQIDREKERAKKETVASRG, from the coding sequence ATGGACGCTGACCGCGCGTACGAATGGGCCGAATTGCTCAAGGCATTCGCTCACCCCACGAGGTTGCAGATCCTCGACGAACTGCGCAAGGGAACACGGTGCGTGACGGACATGGAAGATATCCTTCCCGTTTCCCAGGTGAACATTTCCCAGCACCTGACGGTCCTGCGCAACGCGAAGATCGTGGATTTCGCGCAGGAAGGCGCGCTGCGCTGCTACTACCTGAGCCGCCCGAAGCTGGCGGACGGGATCCTCGCCCTGCTTGCCGCCGACTTCCCGGTCATCCGCAAGACGAAGGAGCAGATCGACCGGGAGAAAGAGCGTGCGAAAAAGGAAACGGTGGCGTCCCGTGGCTGA